One window from the genome of Elaeis guineensis isolate ETL-2024a chromosome 5, EG11, whole genome shotgun sequence encodes:
- the LOC105044602 gene encoding jasmonate-induced oxygenase 1 isoform X2 encodes MRVSLTWSAGKSRAVYHHRRTGLLYLLSHRIRRRRLEEVRDFVMHGLPPRLARTNRPRPVPFGQRRHHDPRQVHKAALRPSFFGPIRQPQHPGHRPRFARLHRRHRRPRGRRPGRIRCVPGLGILPGGEPWGGSTADETDEGSVAGLLPFTHGSEAGVCQFPQDLRGLRQPARDREGRHSRLGETTDDYSRELIKLCEKVMKVLSSGLGLEENFLQKAFGGDDVGVCMRVNFYPKCPQPDLALGLSSHSDPGGITVLLADDRVKGLQVRRGDAWVAVQPIPDAFIINVGDQIQVLSNATYRSVEHRVVVNSEAERISFAFFYNPKSDLPIEPAPELVTPDRPALYQPMSFNEYRLYIRKNGPRGKSQVESLKAV; translated from the exons ATGAGAGTGAGTCTAACATGGTCAGCCGGGAAGAGTCGTGCCGTATACCATCATCGTCGTACAGGCCTTTTGTACTTGTTATCTCATAGAATCCGGCGTCGGCGACTGGAGGAGGTGAGAGATTTTGTGATGCATGGATTGCCTCCAAGACTGGCCCGAACCAATCGTCCGCGTCCAGTCCCTTTCGGACAGCGGCGCCACCACGATCCCCGACAGGTACATAAAGCCGCCCTCCGACCGTCCTTCTTCGGCCCCATCCGCCAACCTCAGCATCCCGGTCATCGACCTCGATTCGCTCGCCTGCACCGACGGCACCGCCGACCGCGCGGCCGTCGTCCGGGCCGTATCCGATGCGTGCCGGGACTGGGGATTCTTCCAGGTGGTGAACCATGGGGTGGATCCACGGCTGATGAGACGGATGAGGGAAGCGTGGCGGGGCTTCTTCCATTTACCCATGGAAGCGAAGCAGGTGTATGCCAATTCCCCCAAGACTTACGAGGGCTACGGCAGCCGGCTCGGGATCGAGAAGGGCGCCATTCTCGATTGGG GGAGACTACCGACGACTATAGCCGAGAATTGATAAAGCTGTGTGAAAAAGTGATGAAGGTGCTGTCGTCGGGCCTGGGACTGGAGGAGAATTTCCTACAGAAGGCGTTCGGCGGGGACGACGTGGGTGTTTGTATGAGGGTCAATTTCTACCCCAAGTGCCCCCAGCCGGACCTCGCTCTCGGCCTCTCCTCGCATTCGGATCCGGGCGGCATAACCGTGCTCCTGGCCGATGACCGCGTCAAAGGCCTTCAGGTTCGCCGAGGCGATGCTTGGGTCGCCGTTCAGCCGATTCCCGACGCCTTTATCATCAACGTCGGCGATCAAATTCAG GTGCTCAGCAATGCGACGTACAGAAGTGTGGAGCATAGGGTGGTGGTGAACTCAGAAGCAGAGCGGATATCTTTTGCTTTTTTCTACAATCCAAAGAGTGACCTGCCAATAGAACCAGCCCCTGAATTGGTGACACCTGACCGCCCTGCACTCTATCAACCCATGTCCTTCAACGAGTACCGTCTCTACATCAGGAAGAATGGCCCTCGTGGAAAATCACAAGTAGAATCGCTCAAGGCCGTCTGA
- the LOC105044602 gene encoding jasmonate-induced oxygenase 2 isoform X1 — protein sequence MRVSLTWSAGKSRAVYHHRRTGLLYLLSHRIRRRRLEEVRDFVMHGLPPRLARTNRPRPVPFGQRRHHDPRQVHKAALRPSFFGPIRQPQHPGHRPRFARLHRRHRRPRGRRPGRIRCVPGLGILPGGEPWGGSTADETDEGSVAGLLPFTHGSEAGVCQFPQDLRGLRQPARDREGRHSRLGRETTDDYSRELIKLCEKVMKVLSSGLGLEENFLQKAFGGDDVGVCMRVNFYPKCPQPDLALGLSSHSDPGGITVLLADDRVKGLQVRRGDAWVAVQPIPDAFIINVGDQIQVLSNATYRSVEHRVVVNSEAERISFAFFYNPKSDLPIEPAPELVTPDRPALYQPMSFNEYRLYIRKNGPRGKSQVESLKAV from the exons ATGAGAGTGAGTCTAACATGGTCAGCCGGGAAGAGTCGTGCCGTATACCATCATCGTCGTACAGGCCTTTTGTACTTGTTATCTCATAGAATCCGGCGTCGGCGACTGGAGGAGGTGAGAGATTTTGTGATGCATGGATTGCCTCCAAGACTGGCCCGAACCAATCGTCCGCGTCCAGTCCCTTTCGGACAGCGGCGCCACCACGATCCCCGACAGGTACATAAAGCCGCCCTCCGACCGTCCTTCTTCGGCCCCATCCGCCAACCTCAGCATCCCGGTCATCGACCTCGATTCGCTCGCCTGCACCGACGGCACCGCCGACCGCGCGGCCGTCGTCCGGGCCGTATCCGATGCGTGCCGGGACTGGGGATTCTTCCAGGTGGTGAACCATGGGGTGGATCCACGGCTGATGAGACGGATGAGGGAAGCGTGGCGGGGCTTCTTCCATTTACCCATGGAAGCGAAGCAGGTGTATGCCAATTCCCCCAAGACTTACGAGGGCTACGGCAGCCGGCTCGGGATCGAGAAGGGCGCCATTCTCGATTGGG CAGGGAGACTACCGACGACTATAGCCGAGAATTGATAAAGCTGTGTGAAAAAGTGATGAAGGTGCTGTCGTCGGGCCTGGGACTGGAGGAGAATTTCCTACAGAAGGCGTTCGGCGGGGACGACGTGGGTGTTTGTATGAGGGTCAATTTCTACCCCAAGTGCCCCCAGCCGGACCTCGCTCTCGGCCTCTCCTCGCATTCGGATCCGGGCGGCATAACCGTGCTCCTGGCCGATGACCGCGTCAAAGGCCTTCAGGTTCGCCGAGGCGATGCTTGGGTCGCCGTTCAGCCGATTCCCGACGCCTTTATCATCAACGTCGGCGATCAAATTCAG GTGCTCAGCAATGCGACGTACAGAAGTGTGGAGCATAGGGTGGTGGTGAACTCAGAAGCAGAGCGGATATCTTTTGCTTTTTTCTACAATCCAAAGAGTGACCTGCCAATAGAACCAGCCCCTGAATTGGTGACACCTGACCGCCCTGCACTCTATCAACCCATGTCCTTCAACGAGTACCGTCTCTACATCAGGAAGAATGGCCCTCGTGGAAAATCACAAGTAGAATCGCTCAAGGCCGTCTGA
- the LOC105044602 gene encoding jasmonate-induced oxygenase 1 isoform X4 has product MDCLQDWPEPIVRVQSLSDSGATTIPDRYIKPPSDRPSSAPSANLSIPVIDLDSLACTDGTADRAAVVRAVSDACRDWGFFQVVNHGVDPRLMRRMREAWRGFFHLPMEAKQVYANSPKTYEGYGSRLGIEKGAILDWGDYYYLHILPPSLKSHDKWPALPPSLRETTDDYSRELIKLCEKVMKVLSSGLGLEENFLQKAFGGDDVGVCMRVNFYPKCPQPDLALGLSSHSDPGGITVLLADDRVKGLQVRRGDAWVAVQPIPDAFIINVGDQIQVLSNATYRSVEHRVVVNSEAERISFAFFYNPKSDLPIEPAPELVTPDRPALYQPMSFNEYRLYIRKNGPRGKSQVESLKAV; this is encoded by the exons ATGGATTGCCTCCAAGACTGGCCCGAACCAATCGTCCGCGTCCAGTCCCTTTCGGACAGCGGCGCCACCACGATCCCCGACAGGTACATAAAGCCGCCCTCCGACCGTCCTTCTTCGGCCCCATCCGCCAACCTCAGCATCCCGGTCATCGACCTCGATTCGCTCGCCTGCACCGACGGCACCGCCGACCGCGCGGCCGTCGTCCGGGCCGTATCCGATGCGTGCCGGGACTGGGGATTCTTCCAGGTGGTGAACCATGGGGTGGATCCACGGCTGATGAGACGGATGAGGGAAGCGTGGCGGGGCTTCTTCCATTTACCCATGGAAGCGAAGCAGGTGTATGCCAATTCCCCCAAGACTTACGAGGGCTACGGCAGCCGGCTCGGGATCGAGAAGGGCGCCATTCTCGATTGGGGTGACTACTACTACCTCCACATCCTTCCCCCCTCCCTAAAAAGCCATGACAAATGGCCTGCCCTTCCTCCTTCCTTgag GGAGACTACCGACGACTATAGCCGAGAATTGATAAAGCTGTGTGAAAAAGTGATGAAGGTGCTGTCGTCGGGCCTGGGACTGGAGGAGAATTTCCTACAGAAGGCGTTCGGCGGGGACGACGTGGGTGTTTGTATGAGGGTCAATTTCTACCCCAAGTGCCCCCAGCCGGACCTCGCTCTCGGCCTCTCCTCGCATTCGGATCCGGGCGGCATAACCGTGCTCCTGGCCGATGACCGCGTCAAAGGCCTTCAGGTTCGCCGAGGCGATGCTTGGGTCGCCGTTCAGCCGATTCCCGACGCCTTTATCATCAACGTCGGCGATCAAATTCAG GTGCTCAGCAATGCGACGTACAGAAGTGTGGAGCATAGGGTGGTGGTGAACTCAGAAGCAGAGCGGATATCTTTTGCTTTTTTCTACAATCCAAAGAGTGACCTGCCAATAGAACCAGCCCCTGAATTGGTGACACCTGACCGCCCTGCACTCTATCAACCCATGTCCTTCAACGAGTACCGTCTCTACATCAGGAAGAATGGCCCTCGTGGAAAATCACAAGTAGAATCGCTCAAGGCCGTCTGA
- the LOC105044602 gene encoding jasmonate-induced oxygenase 1 isoform X3 has translation MDCLQDWPEPIVRVQSLSDSGATTIPDRYIKPPSDRPSSAPSANLSIPVIDLDSLACTDGTADRAAVVRAVSDACRDWGFFQVVNHGVDPRLMRRMREAWRGFFHLPMEAKQVYANSPKTYEGYGSRLGIEKGAILDWGDYYYLHILPPSLKSHDKWPALPPSLSRETTDDYSRELIKLCEKVMKVLSSGLGLEENFLQKAFGGDDVGVCMRVNFYPKCPQPDLALGLSSHSDPGGITVLLADDRVKGLQVRRGDAWVAVQPIPDAFIINVGDQIQVLSNATYRSVEHRVVVNSEAERISFAFFYNPKSDLPIEPAPELVTPDRPALYQPMSFNEYRLYIRKNGPRGKSQVESLKAV, from the exons ATGGATTGCCTCCAAGACTGGCCCGAACCAATCGTCCGCGTCCAGTCCCTTTCGGACAGCGGCGCCACCACGATCCCCGACAGGTACATAAAGCCGCCCTCCGACCGTCCTTCTTCGGCCCCATCCGCCAACCTCAGCATCCCGGTCATCGACCTCGATTCGCTCGCCTGCACCGACGGCACCGCCGACCGCGCGGCCGTCGTCCGGGCCGTATCCGATGCGTGCCGGGACTGGGGATTCTTCCAGGTGGTGAACCATGGGGTGGATCCACGGCTGATGAGACGGATGAGGGAAGCGTGGCGGGGCTTCTTCCATTTACCCATGGAAGCGAAGCAGGTGTATGCCAATTCCCCCAAGACTTACGAGGGCTACGGCAGCCGGCTCGGGATCGAGAAGGGCGCCATTCTCGATTGGGGTGACTACTACTACCTCCACATCCTTCCCCCCTCCCTAAAAAGCCATGACAAATGGCCTGCCCTTCCTCCTTCCTTgag CAGGGAGACTACCGACGACTATAGCCGAGAATTGATAAAGCTGTGTGAAAAAGTGATGAAGGTGCTGTCGTCGGGCCTGGGACTGGAGGAGAATTTCCTACAGAAGGCGTTCGGCGGGGACGACGTGGGTGTTTGTATGAGGGTCAATTTCTACCCCAAGTGCCCCCAGCCGGACCTCGCTCTCGGCCTCTCCTCGCATTCGGATCCGGGCGGCATAACCGTGCTCCTGGCCGATGACCGCGTCAAAGGCCTTCAGGTTCGCCGAGGCGATGCTTGGGTCGCCGTTCAGCCGATTCCCGACGCCTTTATCATCAACGTCGGCGATCAAATTCAG GTGCTCAGCAATGCGACGTACAGAAGTGTGGAGCATAGGGTGGTGGTGAACTCAGAAGCAGAGCGGATATCTTTTGCTTTTTTCTACAATCCAAAGAGTGACCTGCCAATAGAACCAGCCCCTGAATTGGTGACACCTGACCGCCCTGCACTCTATCAACCCATGTCCTTCAACGAGTACCGTCTCTACATCAGGAAGAATGGCCCTCGTGGAAAATCACAAGTAGAATCGCTCAAGGCCGTCTGA